ACCCAAAAGtggtactaaacaaaaaaaaaaatatcaccgtGGAATGCGACCCCAGTGCCCATGTTCTGGTAGGAAAGGCTATTCAAACTGGTGTCCTTCACCAGTCAAACACTCATATTAGCAAGAAATTCGCAGAAATAAATGGAGAAATTGCGCGACTGCCTGGACCACCATTCACTGCACGTAAAAGCAGCTCTCTCGGAGAAGCCTTGCGTAGCTGTTGCACGGTTAGAAATCCAGTATCACCGGGTCACAACGTCTTTCTGTACACACTCGCTTCGCAAGGGGCAGCTGGGCACGGATGTCTTGAGCTTGAGAGCGGTGCCCGTGCCACCCGTGACTGCGGGCTTTTCAGGCCGGTATCGGTGGATGGGCTCTGTCGCTATCAATCCTTGCTCGAGAGCAACGAGAAGAGTGTTAGGCAGCAGAGGCAGGCCGCCACCAATCCAAGCGAGAGCAGCCCCGCCGTGACGAGGCCGAACGCAAAGAGGTACAAAGTCCTGTCGCAATATGCGGGGCTTTCGATGTTCGTGTAGTCTGGAGGGTAGGCACGGTACACCCAGACGCAGCCTGGAAGCACGCACGAACGGTAATTCAGTTGAAGCGATGCGGAAAATCAAAAACAGTCTTTCTCCTGTTAGTAAATTAATTTTTCACAACACTAGAAACACCACGCCTGCTGCAAGAAGACTTCAGGTAAGCGAGAAAAAACTCAAAGAAAATTAGGATGGCGATGTTACCTTCATGTTTCTGCACTAGTTGCCATGATGGTCAGATTCTGACGGCACCTACGTACTACTAGTTCCTAATCATTAAACATTAAGTACACAGTCTTTCGAGGCAGCTGGGCCTATGTAGTTCCTAATCAGTAAAAATTCAATACATAGTTTTCTGAGGAAGCCAAAGACATTACATactgaaattcaggaaatttCGTAAAGCCAATGCGTCCCAAGTACGAAAGAAAGCACTTTGAGATCCGTAAAGTCACCACTGGGGATTTTGGTGGGAATTTTAAAATTTAGACTTCTGACATTGATTGTTCTCATCTATTAAACCATGGGGACGAAATTAACTACACTAGAGCTTGCAGAGTATAATTTATCAGTTTACACTATTTTATAGTTTCACGTTAGTGTCGCTTTGAGAAATGGTGAACATGGCTTGCCCATAATTGCAAAGATTCTCACCCATGTTAATCACATACTATAGAAGCTTTCCCAATGTGAAATGCAGACTAACAAGGCAACACTCGCAGTAAAAATGCGTGATCGGCAGCATGCCCTTGCTGAGCAGCAAGTACATATCGTGGGCCACAATATGTAGGGATTCCATTCCAATGATTCAATCGACTTCATATGTCCTGTTGTAGCAAGTGGCCGTTGCTGGCATTAACAATGACGAAGCAATGTGGCTGCAACAattcatgataaaaaaaaatggtaaATGAGCTCAATTTTTAAGACATTATCGTGGCTCCCTGCTATTTTTGTGGGTTGCCACACGCTAAGGAACTGAGTGGCCAGTACAGTGCACTTCTTTTTGCAACATTATTGTGACCCATTGCCATTCCTCAACTACGCTTTGAGCAGGTTCCAGCTGCAGTGGGAAAAGTTCACGAATAAAAAGTCCGCCAACTAACTGCCACAGCGAAAGAGGCACTAGGCTATATGTGCAATTCCACATGTAGGCTGTAGCTTAAAGCCCATTACCACAGGAGTCAGAATTGCCTAAAGCACAGTTTTCTtttctctatctctttagtcGCCCTTAGACGAAAatggcatgcaaaaaaaaaaaaacatcttgagCGACCACTAAAAGAGACAACCAGCACCCACATTTTACTGTTTCTTGTTTTTATGTTGTTCTGCTTGGTATTTTTGACTGTAATTTACCACATTATGAAGAATGTAGCCTAGTCATTATACTAATTTATGAAAATGTCATCTAGGTTTCTGGCTAGCAACTACATTGTTCAAATAGTGCAGCTAGCACAAGCAGTGCAAGGCTGAAACCAACAGTTGAGCTAGTGTTCGACCTTTTTTCTAAGCTTTTGCTAGAGTTGCCAAGTTTTTGCTAGTATgtagtacactcaaaccttattATAACAAACTCGCATATGCCACGAAAATACTTCGCTATAtgcgaaaatttgttataaaccaTTATTTTCAACACTGTATCAATGGCAAAGCTGTAGGTCACGTACTTCATTATTACTCATAGTTCGTTATACGTATCCAAATTCGTTATAGCAAGGTTTAAGTGTACTATGTATGGTTAGGCTTGGCTATCCATCTCTAGTTTCAGTCGGTTCCCCACAGTGCACACTTGTCACGTGGTTTTTAGCAAGAACATGTCACATGACTCGCCGTTAAATAATGTTGCAATTTAAGTCAGGTGAGTACCTGTTACGAGATTCTTTGTGGGAGCACAATATGTGACTAGTTACGTGATCTTAGTCACATGACAAGCTATTATGCGATTTTAGTCACTTGACCAGCTGTTACATGGTTTTTGAGGGAATTCGTCGTGTGGTTTTGGCACGAGCTGTCCCTCGGTACCACAATTTTGTGTCACGTGACTAATTATGTGATTTATGGTGACAACATCTCACATGACTATCTGTTACATCGTGTTAAATGATCTTAGTTATGTGATGGTATGTAACACTTAGTCATGCGACTATTGTTACGCGATGTTAATCATGCGACTAGCTGTTGTGTCGTTTATGGGGAGAACATTTCCTGTGACCAGCTGTTACATGGTTTTAGTAACGTGACTGGATGTTACTTCACTTTTAATTACGTAAGTTACATACTCGCCCATCATAGTTATTGCATTCCATGGCTGGACAAATCAGCAAACGTGttgtgaaagagaaagagaagatgGAGAAAAAGACGAGCTATCACGTGTCAGTTCGTTTCTGCTCACACTGCCCGGTGAAACGAAAAGCTTTCACAGCTGCTCTGTTAAAAGACCTCAGGTGCATCCACCCCACAAATCTCTCTTCCATTAGCACAATGAGTAGCGATTTGACAAGAAGTAAATTAAGCACAGATAACACAAAAGAGATTACGACAAATAATACTAAGCAGCAAATCATCCTGTGCTGCAAAAACTTACCAGCAACATACcaggcaaaaagaaaacaattgaCGAGCGTGCTCCAAGTGCGCTCTTCAGCGCGCTGCTCTTCCGCCACGTTGCGGCCAGCTTCCCCACCACTGTCAGGACGTCGACACTTTCCACAGACGTCAAGTAGCGTTTTCAGCACCCCAAACACTCCACCCATCACAAGGAAAATAGGGATGTACTTTTCAGCTGGACAGTCACTTAAGTACGTGGTACCTAAAAGAGTAAGGGAAAAAATAATGAAGAAAGCTATTACCGAAAGAGGCGTGGTAAACTGGGCCACTTGGTAAAGATTTGCTGCAGTATAGCACAATAAACAACAAAAGCAATGATGAAATGCTTTTCAGCGCTACTTTGTGTCTCTTTCTCGTCTTCAGTCTTTTGTGCTTTTTTGCACTGTTCTGCTACAAACAATTAACCAATCACTTATGAAGCAGTGAACatttcttttctctatttttacATGTAAATAATGAATATCCCCCAAAAAATCCCCGAAACTGGATTTTATGTGCCAAGACCATGTAATGACAATGAGGTACGCCACAGTTGTGGTGTTTGGATTGTTTTGACCGAATGGAGTTCCTCAACGTGCATAATTGAAAATTTGGGTGCAAAGGGACAAACATTATGGTGATGCTTCAAAAATAATGTAAAATAAAGGGCCTCTGCCTGTACCACCGAAGTATAACAGGCTGGTGCGAAGGAACAAGGACGAAGACGAGAAAGGACAGAACAAGCACCTTTCGTTTTTGTCTCTTCACACCCATTTTTAATAATGCGaccataccaacttgcccaactttccATCTTTCTGACATACATTCCTTAATTTGCACCTGAATTGAAAGTATTGCAAGCACAGCAAGTGTGGAAACAGCATGTATTAATTAAATGTTTGCCAAAAGCATGTACATTCTGTTGGATACATATGCACACGATCCTTAATGTTACAGCAATCGTTCAATGACAGTGCTACTGCCGTTTCAGTATGCTTCAGAAACCTATCTAGATAAACCATTTCAAAGGAAGTTCATTTCAAGCTCACCCAAACCATTATAGATGTTCATAAAGACTTCCTTGGTTATTGGAACTGCCCTCTAAGCTTAAACTAATGGTGTCCACCGAACAGACTGTAACTCGAAAAGTCACTCCAAGTTGTTTCACCACAAGAGAGTCAATGCACTCACCTATCACTATCATGCTGACGGGAATGATGACTGTGACACCAACCAAGATTGAACATCCCACtggaaaataaaagaaagcaataCACATGTAGTTCACAAGCGTAATTTCTGTAATATGCGGCCTCCTGAGTGCAGAGAGCTCCCTACAGAATACAAGGAAGTCTACGGCAACACCATGCCGTACTTGAAAATTGTATCAGAGGACGAAGCAGCAACTAATGTACAATTGTAGTCACATTCTTTCATTGGTGTAAATCaataccaaaataaaaaaaggatcGTTGGTATTGAATCACAACAGCGAGTTTAACTGTCTTCATAATTAACAGCACAATTTTAGTGCACAATATTGCCCTCATCTACAGCAGTGCATGAATGAAACATGAAGCAGACAAAATGAAATGATCATAGACTCGATTACAATCAGCTTGTAAGATCTCAAATTTCGGTGGCATTATCTCTGTCAGATCTGAACATCATGTATAGTGTGCCCTATTTAAGAATAGGGCACACCATACATGATGTTCATACATGATGTTCTCACCATACATGATGTTCATACATGATGTTCTCACCATACATGATGCACTTGAAGATGCttacttttttttgcttaagATACTGAATAACCACGATGAAGAGCTGACAAAAAAATATGAAATCTGAATGAATATTGTAACAGTTGAACCATGCCCAATTTAACACTGGGGCCGCCACATGTTGTTGGGAGTACGATAAGTGATCCAGTTGCCTTGAACGCAACTTCACAAAACATGCCACTTTGTTAAGCATGTTCAGTTCTACAAGTTATACACCTTTTTCAAATAAGTTAGGCATGAACATGAACTTGTGCGATAACCTTTAATTCtgtaaggggagatgcgagtagAAAACACGAGTTTTATAAAGAATTGTCGAGTTtttgttttcacctgttttgatTACCTCCatagttctgaaaaaaaaaaaatctatgtcgagactcaactagaaaatctttaAAATTGTTTACAAAGAGCACAAGGTAGCTGTTAAAAGGCCGAAAGTGTGCACTCTTCAAGCACCTTGCCgctgataatgcgccgccgctcggcATCGTCGATCGCTTGAGGCGAAGGgacgagcctcactcttcaaataacaacggTTTCCCACACTGCTGCAGCACAAAAAgtaataaaaagaagcatgctCTTGCCGCGTTTTTCGAGTGCCGTGACTGGTTTTTAAATCACGTGGTATGGATCGAAGACCGCCATTGGCcactgcgcgcctgtatgtgctgtggaGCCAAACAGGCAGGGTTTGTGTCTCGTCGGCAGTTGAACAACGCTTCTTCTTGTGTGTTTATCTCCATTACGGATGAAGAAAGCCATAGCTCGCACGATAGCTACGCCGTCGACGTGAAAGCTGTTGTGGAGGTGTGCTCCGTAAGAATgcgctacgagcagctggtctgGTCTGCAGTgattgttggcttgcaaaaggcAATGCATCAGGGTCATTCACAGTCATCAGCCAGAAAGTCCGTGATGTGGCAATGAATGCCATCTGTACTGATTATGCGAGGTTGAGGGAGCTCACAGTGAGGGAAGTTAGCAGGggcgacattgccattatgtacgacggtacgTGGCACAGCTACAGCCACAATGGCATCGTCATCGTTGTGTCCCTCGACACTGGGCTTAAGTTTAGATTTCGAAGTTCTGTCGATCTTCTGCCTAGCTTGCAGtcggcacaaggctctgccagatggagtggaagacatttggcaagcatttcaTGGCAATGTCTTTAAGCAAAGTGCCTGTGACAAATTAGCTTGAAAGTGCTGTGAGTGACAGACTTATGGCCCTGGCGCACTATAGTGGCAGTGGCCATTACAAagagtattgtttttttttttgcgagtaaaTTTTGTCACTTAATGACATCTTTCATAAAGAAAATTTAAATTTATCATTAAAACTCGTTCTGAAAACACAGATTTTTGcccttttttttcaatatgcCCCTCCTTTTTCGTGTACTGCTaatgctcggatctgcatgaaattttgcccaaaatTTTTCTAAattatgacaaatgcaattatttAGTTTGAGTTTCAATATTTTATTATGTAATAAAGTTATAATAATTAATTATATAATGAAATCTATAAAATTGCATTCTATAATAAATAATTACATAATGTAATGATTAATAATTAATAAATTTCTATTATGTAATTAGTAATATAATAACTAATTATACATTAAAAAGAGAGAAGACAAAAAGGCTTAATGTTTTCACCTTGTCATGTTGAGGAGCTAAACGTATGCagcttgcaagaaaactaattatatatttgaaatcagcatattAACGCTCTATAAACAGCTgacgtttcattgctctagggttaATTAGAAAAAGTGTATTCGAGTAGTGTCTCCCCTTGATTGTCGAATGACCGGAAGCCTAAAAATTCACGCAGAAATGTGATGTCTCATGAAATTCTTATCAGTGCGAGTCGACTGTGTAAATATGCTTACACCTCTTACAAATGAAGTGCAAGCTTGACAACTGGTAAGTGAGAGCAAAGTTTGACGCACCAGCAGCTTAGCAGCAGCATCAATCCACTTCCAAAATGGCAGGTTATTCCAGATAACATAAAGAAGGCTCATGAAAATCAACAAACTGCTACGGAAGCAGCTACATACTTCAACAGGTTGTTGTGACTTTGCAAGAAAAATCAACTGTGGACTAAAGATGAGAAACGCAGAATGAGCCCTGTTTTTTGACTTCACATACAAATTCTTTTTCCCACTGCATTTAGCAACATTTCACATGTACAAACTGCTCTAACTAAGCGTCGCTGCTTGGCAATGCATTGTATTGTATACTGCATATCGAATTGAcctaaagggaccgacaactgccgAGAACAcgaaatgagatgactgcacgaATTGAATGGTTGTCCCTTATACtgactcaaaccaaccctgtttttctcgtgagaagtgtatttatatttttatttcttcattgaaaatcgCAAAAAATTGTCCTATGGCATTTCTGGTGGCAAAAACATGAACTATCCAAAATCCCCTGCCACGTGATCGTGCGTTAATGTACACTGTCAACAATTTACTTGTTAGCACTCAAACATTGCTTGATTCTTTATGGCAATTGATAATATTTTATAAAAATATAATACTTATAAGCTTGCGTTAGTTAGTAGTATGCATTAAAGTAGCGCTGCCTTCGCGTGACGTAATGATTCGATGCTAGTCGGCATGTCTTGAGCGGTTTAAGCCTTCCGCATGCTCTTGGAACTGCATACAATCTATATCCTTTCATTTCGTGCACCAACACACTGTAGTTTATTCAACAACAACCAGTGCCACTAGCACCAGTGTTATTGCTAATATATCGTTGCCGCGCTGTTACTAGGCGCGGCTGTACATATTCTCAGTGGCGTTCTCAGTTACTTGGCATGGCTCGTGTGTCGAGAGAGTAACGACGACGGGACAAGCCATCCCCGACAAGGGCGCGACAACCTTGGGCGCATGCGCTCGCAGCACGGTTCACATGCAGGGAAGCTGTATAGAGCCGCATCGTCTCATTGTAATGGCTTGCTATTTTAAAAAATAGTTGTAAAGCGCAGAATAAATGTGGTTAAGCATAGTGAATTCCACGAACTCCTGCGAAATAAGAACAACGAGAGCATGCACAAGACACCAGAAAGGCTACCGGCAGTGCTATCAATTCTCAGTGTTGCTGGATGAAAGGGCAGATCCATGTTCAGAGCCTTTTAGATTGTAAACTGCTGCTTATAAGATGACTACGTGCTTTTGGGATTAACTACTGCAGCTATGAACACTAGGCAGGGCATGCTCTCAGTcgcgctggaaagaactgggtcGAAAAAATCAGTTGTCGGTTCCTTTACACTCCCCATGAACACGAGACACTAAATAAACTGCTCTGACAATAGCCAGATCTAAAGGATGGCAGACAACTCACAGGTGCCTAGTAAGAGGAGTATGACGCTTCGCAAGAAGTCGAGCACACCGTTGGACGTCTTGTGTACCTCGCGAACCTGTCCAAAGAGCGACTGGTAGGATGGAGGGGGAGCTGGAATGAAAAAGAAGCAAACGTGAAGGTTTCTGAAAGAGAGGCTTTGAACAACACAGCCAAACGTGCACTATGAACAGGTGAAAACTGCACATACACATGAGCTTGTGATTTacagacacaaacacacaaaatatTCAAAGCAATTGGGCTGACCAGCAATTAGTTGTGCCACCGTCTATGCAACAACTGCAGTCGCAGAACTTTTGAAAAGTGACTTTAATAGTTTGTGACGTCAGTACGATGTGTATTAGAAAAAGCAGGTGAAGTGTGAGAACACCTAAAGAATGCTATGGTTCTACCTGACACCGGCCGTAACGTTACTCAGCTGTGCCGTGGACCAGCACGATTGAGGTGGCACTACCGCAGGGTGATGGTTAAGCCAGACTAACTGTGCATTGACAGTGATGTGCACAAAATAAGTGCGTCATCGTTGTTATCAGCATTTTAAGGTTTGCAAGGCTTGTTCCAGCGTAACGTGTCTCGAAATCCAGCCGTTAAGGCAGCTAGGTCGGTGTGGTGGGGGAAACAGTCTATTCCTCACTCTTCCCTTTCCTGCTTGTCTGACGTCTCTGCAATAAAGCTATGTCAATTGCGTGAATACACCAGGGCTTTGTTTCGTCGTTGTCAGCAGAGGACGAAAAATCGAGCAGTTGAATAGATGTGCACGCTTCAACACACGTGTATGTCTGCGTACAGAAATGTCATGTATGGTAGCGCACTTAGGTTAGGTCCGGGAAAGTACTACATACCATTCGGATTTGTGATGTCGTCGTAAGATGGAGGCAAATCATTTTCCACTGGACTCCGAAAGGGCGTCGGGGTGGGACTGTCACTGTACGGCGGCAACGACATGGCGAACTCCTGAACAAAGTTCGCGAATGCAAACAATACAGTTATTACGCATAATATCCGTCTTCTCTTTattcgttgtttgttttttttaatcagcaGGCTACGGAGGAAAACACGACATCCGGACGCCCATGAGAACTGCTAGAGTTGCACCGTTATCTCGAGAGAGGATGACATGAAAACGCACACAGTTGCACGTCGGCATCAAATTTCGCAAAACAGGCAGGCGCTACACCCAATCGATCGACCAAAATGCATGCAGGCGTTCAACCAGTAGCACTAACACAGCCGCAACAAAGCTCTGGTACGGAACTTTGCGGCTTCACAGATCACGAACACGAGAAAAACGAAAACACAAACATGTAGTAGCCAAGGCGATGGGCGTACCGCTTTGGAGCAATTCGATTTAAAGAGTCTTCGAGCACTAGCGAGATCTAAAAGCGAAGGAGGAGAAACATTAACGCGTGTTCGCAAACAGCAGCGTTGAGTAAATCGGCGCTCAAGCGGGCCCAATTTCGAGTGGCGCTCACAGTTTCGCTGCACAGACGACGGGTATCACCACACGCCATACTTGTTTACAGCCATCACGCTTTGCCGCACGACAACCCGCACTACTGTACTTTCCCCTGAGAACACCTACCATCACCACCACAATATGTGCGGAGTTTTAAATCATTTATGTTTATTGTATTTTGAACTTCTGCTCGAAAAGTAGTCACTACATAAAGGAACCAAGTTAGAAAACAGTGTTTATTTTGTTTAAACATTGGCGCTATTATCGCAAGTGacgtgaaagcacagaaaaaaaggaaaaaaaaaaagaaatcattttGTGGCCCCATTTTGTGCTGCCAGTgcggtcacagaacacctaccagtttggtGCAGTCACTATGATTGTAACACCGTAGCCACTCACTAGCGCAAGCAAATCACAAGTGCGATCGATCGCAGTTTCATGTGCACGGGCTCAAACCATATCGTATTTTCAGGAAATGGTGgtgccacagaagtgccacttcagtTGCTACACAGCCTCACAACATTCGGCCTGGTTGGTCTTTACCGACTAATGAAGCGAAGCGATTCGGTTGATTtgccgaagaaaaaaaatcacaagatcGCGCGAACACACGTCTGTTGCCCGCATGTGTCACAGGCATAGCTGGGCACGGTCACAGGAAACGCAGTTAATGCTAATAACAGTATATTAACTCGATCTAGCGGCTACGGTACTCGGGTATTATTGTACGAAACTCTatgggtactcggctgctaacccgcaggtcacgggatcgaatcccggttgggTGCACGTTTGAGAAcctgaggtggtcgaaatttccagagatTTCCACCACGGCGGCTCTCagtcatacagtggttttgggacgttaaaccctatatcaatcaatcaatcaatcaatcaatcaatcagtatatTAACTCTAGGGCTAATAAAACTATGACGGGAAAGGCCCACATGGCTCACACTCTCgcccttttatgaaagtgttgcTGCTGAAAGACAACAACACGCGAAGTTCATGCTTGCGCGTCAAAAGTATTTTCGCCCGTCCATACACCCGTCTATTTGTATTTGTTTTTGCAAGCTGATCTCACCAGACCTCACCCCAGGCTTACAGATCTGGTGCGTTTGTACCCAGCCACGGCCGCTGTGGCGTGCAGTTGTGTCACAGAACACCTAGTTGTGTAGGTGTTCTATGGTTGTGTTCTGTGGTTAGGCTGTGGCACGGCGCCTAGCGGCGACCATAAAAAATCGTTGCCGACGACAGCGCTACGATTCTATCGCGGTAGTATTGCCTCTGCGCCTGGCTCCAGCTGTGTTTCGAGTAGTTTTTATGCAAATGCTTAGTTGGCTGCACTTAGACAGCTTTGCCGCAGTTGTTTTTATGCGTCGTCTAAAGTGTCAAGTACGAGGAGCTTCCTTCCAAACGCAGTCATGATGCCGTCCGCGTTAGCAAGACATTTTGGCAGTGCGAGTTATCCAGCGGCATCGTGGAGGCAAGTGGTTCTACTTCGTCTATCTAGCGCGTGCGTTGGTCGTCGTCTGCTCTCAACACACGGGACCAGAAAACTGACGCACGTTGACGAAGAGGGCGGCGCACGGATGGTCGATGTTGTGGAAAAACCGGAGTCGGTGCGCACAGCGACTGCGTCTGGGCGCGTCCTGTTAGGAAAGCACGTGTATGAGCTCGTGAAATCCAACAACTTGAAGAAAGGCGACGTGCTGACCGTTGCCCAGATAGCGGGAATCAGTGCCGCCAAGCAGACTTCCCAGCTGATTCCGTTGTGCCACCCGTTGTTCCTGACCAAAGTGGACGTGAACTTGACACTCGTGGAGAGCACCTACGAGGTGCTGATTGAAAGTTATGCGAAATGCACGGGAAAGACTGGCGTCGAGATGGAAGCCCTGAGCGCCGTTACGGTCGCGGCACTAACCGTCTACGATATGTGCAAAGCAGCGAGCAGAGATCTGAAAATCACCGACGTTCAATTGACTTCGAAAACCGGAGGGACGCGAGGGGACTTTCACCGGGATATTCTCTCAGCGAATACCGACTCGTAGCGTAGTACACCTGTGCAAGCATAATTTGTTATTGCAACCGCCGTCCGCTTTTGTGTGCGAGTTCTCATAGTTCTGTGCAAGACAATTTCGCAGTTGTTAGTACAGGTGTCTATTTGAACCCTCGTATTAATAAAGCACGAATTAACTTTTGGTACATGCGCATGTGTAATCAGTGCGCATTTATAATATGACGTCATGAGAAAAAGTAGATATACTTTAGTCAAGAAGTAATCGGCTCAATACTAGCGCTAAAGAAGGAAAAACACGCCCGGATGACGTTATCCGCAAGAATCGCTAGCGTTAGTGCACAGGTCAAGGTCGTCGTTTTGGGGGTCCGCACGCGCTGTGTCCGAGTTCTGCACGCCGAAGCACGGACAGCTGGACGCGCGTAGGAACGGGCGCTGCGTTATAGTGTAGCCCCCTTGCGGATCAAGGATCAGTGCTCACCCCGGTTAGCACGCCGAAAATCTCGCTTTTCCTGCATGCCTCACTGAATAATCGGGGAGCTTGCCAAGGTCCAGTACCTGTTTGGCTAGAATGCAACATGTCATGcaataactgtttattgtgcaAGAAATCCACTGGACCCGAGAGGACATACCATGTTAACTTCACACTTGCATGGTGTCGCCATTTGCGACGAATTATGATGAGCTTTTGGAACTGCCTGGACAGCATTGCGCGCATAGCACAGAACAATCCATCGCGCGGCAGTTGAGCCAGAACCAATCTTTAACGTAAACTAGACCCTCTGGAACTGCTTCCAAAAAGGACTTTCTATTCATAATTCAACATGTACTAGCAGTGTCCAATCAGAGTGGCTTCAGTCAATCTCAATCACACAGGGCTGTTCTATCTCTATGGCTGTTGTGCTAAAGACAATGCTTGCACTGTCGACGAGGAATGGCTTACAATAGCATCTCTGCCCTTTGAAGAGCCTTCTTAAAAGTGAATCTATTTTGGAGCCTCTCACAATGTTCATTGTTGCCATCGCAGGTACCCATCCGACAGAAACACAGGTGTTACATATACCGCAATGAAAACGTTCGTAGCATGCATATTGTTTAAACATACTCTGTTCGTccgaccgtccatgcatctgtccgtttgtTTGTCCTTTATagtagttggcgacttcaacgtagataTTGAGGACCTAAGAACATAGTTTCCCTctatcatcagcattcactttgtTGATTTGCAGCAACTTTTTTTGTTGGCGTGGTGCTACACTTTACATGTAAGGTCAATAGTAGACTTCCTTGTAGCAAGCAACAATCCTCCTCAAATGCAGGAGCCTGAAACATCATGGCTTTATGTTTAGACATCACCTATACAACAGCTTGCAATCTACTATATTATGGAATACCTTAACAATTCTTCAGGTTAAGGAGGAAAGCAAACACCC
The nucleotide sequence above comes from Rhipicephalus microplus isolate Deutch F79 chromosome 2, USDA_Rmic, whole genome shotgun sequence. Encoded proteins:
- the LOC119162822 gene encoding transmembrane protein 272 isoform X2, whose product is MEFAMSLPPYSDSPTPTPFRSPVENDLPPSYDDITNPNAPPPSYQSLFGQVREVHKTSNGVLDFLRSVILLLLGTLGCSILVGVTVIIPVSMIVIGTTYLSDCPAEKYIPIFLVMGGVFGVLKTLLDVCGKCRRPDSGGEAGRNVAEEQRAEERTWSTLVNCFLFAWYVAGCVWVYRAYPPDYTNIESPAYCDRTLYLFAFGLVTAGLLSLGLVAACLCCLTLFSLLSSKD
- the LOC119162822 gene encoding transmembrane protein 272 isoform X1, whose product is MACGDTRRLCSETEFAMSLPPYSDSPTPTPFRSPVENDLPPSYDDITNPNAPPPSYQSLFGQVREVHKTSNGVLDFLRSVILLLLGTLGCSILVGVTVIIPVSMIVIGTTYLSDCPAEKYIPIFLVMGGVFGVLKTLLDVCGKCRRPDSGGEAGRNVAEEQRAEERTWSTLVNCFLFAWYVAGCVWVYRAYPPDYTNIESPAYCDRTLYLFAFGLVTAGLLSLGLVAACLCCLTLFSLLSSKD
- the LOC119162822 gene encoding transmembrane protein 272 isoform X3, which encodes MSLPPYSDSPTPTPFRSPVENDLPPSYDDITNPNAPPPSYQSLFGQVREVHKTSNGVLDFLRSVILLLLGTLGCSILVGVTVIIPVSMIVIGTTYLSDCPAEKYIPIFLVMGGVFGVLKTLLDVCGKCRRPDSGGEAGRNVAEEQRAEERTWSTLVNCFLFAWYVAGCVWVYRAYPPDYTNIESPAYCDRTLYLFAFGLVTAGLLSLGLVAACLCCLTLFSLLSSKD